A portion of the Gloeomargarita sp. SKYB120 genome contains these proteins:
- a CDS encoding ShlB/FhaC/HecB family hemolysin secretion/activation protein, with protein sequence MFRRVWCGVGLTILFLWAGDTIAQASSRDDPPLLKAAPLTVAQAPPLDLDQVILVESLEVVGSTILTPEDIARFIQPVVSQRVPLRQVQDVADAITRFYVDRGFITSRAVIVPETIPTGRLRIEVIEGRLTDIQISGNRRLFSSYIRDRLQLAAGTPLNTNALEDQLRLLRASPFIANLEASLRPGEKPGESLLVVRIEEDPQPFVLSFGIDNYVPPSIAPQRAYLSLGYQNLSGRGDEIFGSYAVGLNFTDWQRAALNEYTLTYRVPLNAKDGTLQFRAVVTNNQITERAFAGFNITGESQFYELSFRQPLFRSIRQELALSGAFAWQQSQTFVFDVIGTTSRTSVLKFGVDYLRRDRKGVWSALGQFNWGLPILGATDIPDGPGGLVTPDGRFFSFQAQGQRVQNFGNDLLLILRADAQIAAKPLLPQHQFVIGGAQSVRGYRQNARAGDNGFRISVESRIPAARDGDGRVIFQVAPFIEFGRVWNKRNNPDPPLQPQTLAGLGTGLLWSPVPGLDIRFDAAIPLVYNRDRGRDAQDYGLYFNLNYRAF encoded by the coding sequence ATGTTCAGACGCGTGTGGTGTGGGGTCGGTCTGACGATTTTATTTCTATGGGCGGGGGATACCATCGCCCAGGCATCGTCACGGGATGACCCGCCTTTACTGAAGGCTGCACCATTGACAGTAGCGCAAGCCCCGCCGTTGGATTTGGACCAGGTCATTTTGGTGGAATCGCTAGAGGTGGTGGGCAGTACGATTCTCACCCCCGAAGACATTGCCCGCTTCATCCAACCGGTGGTGTCGCAGCGGGTGCCGCTCCGGCAAGTTCAGGATGTCGCCGACGCCATTACCCGTTTCTACGTGGACCGGGGGTTTATCACGTCTCGCGCTGTCATCGTGCCGGAGACGATTCCCACAGGGCGTTTGCGCATTGAGGTGATTGAAGGGCGCTTGACAGACATCCAAATCAGCGGCAATCGCCGGTTATTCAGCAGTTACATTCGCGACCGGTTGCAGTTGGCTGCGGGAACACCCTTGAACACGAATGCCCTAGAGGACCAATTGCGCTTGCTGCGGGCGTCGCCGTTTATTGCCAACCTGGAGGCTAGTCTGCGACCAGGGGAAAAACCGGGCGAAAGCCTCCTGGTGGTGCGCATTGAAGAAGACCCTCAACCCTTTGTCCTGTCGTTTGGGATTGATAACTACGTGCCGCCGAGCATTGCCCCCCAGCGGGCCTATCTCTCCTTGGGCTATCAGAACTTGAGTGGCCGCGGCGATGAAATTTTTGGCTCCTATGCGGTGGGGTTGAATTTTACGGATTGGCAACGGGCGGCTCTCAATGAATACACCCTGACGTACCGGGTGCCCTTGAACGCCAAGGATGGGACATTGCAGTTCCGGGCGGTGGTGACGAACAACCAGATCACGGAAAGGGCGTTTGCCGGGTTCAACATCACCGGCGAGTCCCAGTTCTACGAGCTGAGTTTCCGGCAGCCCCTGTTTCGCAGCATCCGGCAGGAATTGGCGCTGTCAGGGGCTTTTGCTTGGCAACAGTCTCAAACGTTTGTTTTCGATGTGATTGGCACCACGAGTCGCACCAGCGTCCTGAAATTCGGGGTGGATTACCTACGGCGCGACCGCAAGGGGGTGTGGTCGGCCCTAGGCCAGTTCAACTGGGGATTGCCCATCCTGGGTGCGACGGACATTCCCGATGGTCCAGGTGGTCTGGTGACCCCGGATGGCCGCTTCTTCAGTTTCCAGGCACAAGGTCAACGGGTGCAGAACTTTGGCAATGACCTGCTGCTGATTCTGCGGGCGGATGCACAAATTGCCGCCAAACCCCTGCTCCCGCAGCACCAGTTCGTTATCGGCGGCGCCCAATCGGTGCGGGGTTACCGGCAAAATGCCCGGGCGGGGGACAACGGGTTTCGCATTTCGGTGGAGTCGCGCATTCCAGCGGCCCGGGATGGCGACGGGCGCGTGATTTTCCAGGTGGCTCCCTTTATTGAGTTTGGGCGGGTGTGGAACAAGCGCAACAACCCGGATCCGCCTCTGCAACCCCAGACGCTGGCGGGTTTGGGAACGGGGCTGCTGTGGAGTCCGGTACCAGGGCTGGACATCCGGTTTGATGCAGCCATCCCCCTGGTGTACAACCGCGACCGGGGCCGAGACGCCCAAGACTACGGCCTTTATTTCAACCTGAACTACCGAGCGTTCTAG